From Fusobacterium sp. DD2, a single genomic window includes:
- the folK gene encoding 2-amino-4-hydroxy-6-hydroxymethyldihydropteridine diphosphokinase translates to MDKIYINNLEFIGYHGVFEEEKVLGQKFLVSLEMELDTRVAGKTGDLTKSVHYGLVAKDVEKIFLTKRENLLESCAENIAEMVLKNYNLVKSVKVTVKKPWAPLQMHFENVAVEITRKRHKVYLSLGTNMGDKKKNLETAIERINNIENTKVTKSSKILETKPFGYTEQDDFLNACLEVETLLEGQEFLDKILKIELEMGRVREFKWGPRIIDIDILFFDREIIEEDNLAVPHPWICEREFVLEPLSEIAPNLIHPLERKTISMLYRELIQNK, encoded by the coding sequence ATGGATAAAATTTATATTAATAATTTAGAATTTATAGGGTATCACGGTGTTTTTGAAGAGGAAAAAGTTTTAGGTCAAAAATTTTTAGTTTCTTTGGAAATGGAGCTTGATACAAGAGTTGCTGGAAAAACTGGTGATTTGACTAAATCAGTCCATTATGGACTAGTTGCAAAGGATGTTGAAAAAATATTTTTAACAAAAAGAGAAAATCTTTTAGAAAGTTGTGCAGAAAATATTGCAGAAATGGTTTTAAAGAACTATAATCTAGTAAAGAGTGTAAAAGTTACAGTAAAAAAACCATGGGCACCTTTGCAGATGCATTTTGAAAATGTTGCAGTGGAAATAACTAGAAAAAGACATAAGGTATATCTTTCACTAGGTACAAATATGGGTGATAAAAAGAAAAACCTTGAAACTGCAATAGAAAGAATTAATAACATTGAAAATACAAAGGTCACTAAGTCAAGTAAGATACTTGAAACAAAGCCTTTTGGATATACAGAGCAGGATGATTTCTTAAATGCCTGTCTGGAAGTTGAAACACTTTTAGAAGGACAGGAATTTTTAGATAAAATCCTGAAAATAGAATTGGAAATGGGTAGAGTCAGAGAGTTTAAATGGGGACCTCGTATTATTGATATTGATATATTATTTTTTGATAGAGAGATAATAGAGGAAGATAATCTAGCTGTACCACATCCTTGGATATGTGAGAGAGAGTTTGTTCTTGAACCACTATCTGAAATTGCTCCAAACCTGATTCATCCATTAGAAAGAAAAACAATCTCTATGCTCTATAG
- the folE gene encoding GTP cyclohydrolase I FolE translates to MDLKKIEKSFESILEAIGEDKNREGLTSTPERVAQSYSEFFSGIEMDPKEVLRKTIPTDKKDIVMEKNIDFYSMCEHHFLPFFGTVDIAYIPNGKIIGFGNIISALEILAKRPQLQERLGSQLADAIYESLQCEGVMIIMKAKHLCMTMRGSKKENSEIITMACRGVYENDAIRRMEVINLLK, encoded by the coding sequence ATGGATTTAAAAAAAATAGAAAAATCTTTTGAGAGTATATTAGAAGCTATTGGTGAAGATAAAAATAGAGAGGGTTTAACAAGTACTCCAGAAAGAGTGGCACAGAGCTACAGTGAATTTTTTTCAGGCATAGAGATGGATCCTAAAGAGGTCCTTAGAAAGACTATTCCTACAGATAAAAAGGATATAGTTATGGAGAAGAACATTGATTTCTATTCAATGTGTGAACACCATTTCTTGCCTTTTTTTGGAACTGTGGACATTGCCTATATACCAAATGGAAAGATAATTGGATTTGGAAATATAATAAGTGCGTTAGAAATATTAGCAAAAAGACCGCAACTTCAGGAAAGATTAGGAAGTCAATTAGCAGATGCAATTTATGAGAGTTTGCAATGTGAAGGGGTAATGATTATAATGAAAGCTAAGCACCTTTGCATGACAATGAGAGGAAGCAAAAAAGAAAATAGTGAGATTATAACTATGGCATGTCGTGGAGTATATGAAAATGATGCTATAAGAAGAATGGAAGTAATAAACTTATTGAAGTAG
- the glyS gene encoding glycine--tRNA ligase subunit beta, which yields MRLLFEIGMEELPARFLKQALNDLKSNLETKFKNERITFDTIKTYGTPRRLVLDVHNLAEMQEDLDIVNMGPAKNVAYVNGELSRAGLGFAKSQNVDPTQLEIVTTPKGEYIAARKFMKGKPTKDLLPEILRNLVLELNFPKSMKWSDKKLRFARPVKWFMAICDSEVVPFEIEGIVSGNKSRGHRFFGKEFEVSSPEDYFKKIRENNVIIDIDERKDMITRLIKETCVEEGEQVLIEPALLDEVTNLIEYPCPIVGSFNADFLEVPQDVLIISMEVHQRYFPILDTNGKLLPKFVVVRNGIEVSDYVRKGNEKVLSARLADARFFYQEDLKHPLADNVEKLKTVVFQKDLGTIYQKIERSSKVAEYLVTSLGCEDRKEDVLRTVYLAKADLVSNMIGEKEFTKLQGFMGADYALKSGENERVSLGIKEHYYPRFQGDMLPTQMEGIIAGIADRIDTLVGCFGVGVIPSGSKDPFALRRAALGIVNVIINSKLNISIASLVEKSLETLEEDGVLKRDRAEVKAEVLEFFKQRAINVFGDMKYRKDIIVAVLDKDCDNLIEAQEKITTLEKFAKEPAFGELLPVLKRVGNISKDHKDVIINPELFVEDVEKELYNFSIDLSNKVTEDIVAKNYDKYLADITEGKDIINNYFDKVKVMDDNEAIKNNRLSQLRFLTEIFTKMADLNQIDEK from the coding sequence TTGAGATTACTATTTGAAATAGGTATGGAAGAATTGCCTGCAAGATTTTTGAAACAGGCTTTAAATGATTTAAAATCAAATTTGGAAACAAAATTTAAAAATGAAAGAATAACATTTGACACTATAAAAACATATGGAACTCCTAGAAGACTTGTACTTGATGTGCACAATCTAGCTGAAATGCAGGAAGATCTTGATATAGTTAATATGGGACCTGCTAAAAATGTTGCTTATGTAAATGGAGAGTTATCAAGAGCTGGGCTTGGATTTGCAAAATCACAAAATGTAGATCCTACTCAATTAGAAATTGTTACAACTCCAAAAGGTGAATATATTGCTGCAAGAAAATTTATGAAAGGAAAACCTACTAAAGATCTTTTACCAGAAATTTTAAGAAACTTAGTATTAGAATTAAACTTTCCAAAATCTATGAAATGGTCTGACAAAAAATTAAGATTTGCAAGACCTGTTAAATGGTTTATGGCTATTTGTGATTCTGAAGTTGTTCCATTTGAAATAGAAGGAATAGTAAGTGGAAATAAATCAAGAGGACATAGATTCTTTGGTAAAGAATTTGAAGTAAGTTCACCTGAAGATTACTTTAAGAAAATAAGAGAAAACAATGTAATTATAGATATTGACGAAAGAAAAGATATGATTACAAGACTTATAAAAGAAACTTGTGTTGAAGAGGGAGAACAAGTATTAATAGAACCAGCATTACTTGATGAGGTTACTAATCTTATTGAATACCCTTGTCCAATAGTTGGAAGCTTTAATGCAGATTTCCTAGAAGTACCACAAGATGTATTGATTATATCAATGGAAGTTCACCAAAGATATTTCCCAATTTTAGATACTAATGGAAAATTATTACCTAAATTTGTTGTTGTAAGAAATGGTATTGAAGTATCTGATTATGTAAGAAAAGGAAATGAAAAAGTTCTATCTGCTAGACTTGCAGATGCTAGATTCTTCTATCAGGAAGACTTAAAACATCCATTAGCTGACAACGTTGAAAAATTAAAAACTGTTGTATTCCAAAAAGATCTTGGAACTATCTATCAAAAAATAGAAAGAAGTAGCAAAGTTGCTGAATACTTAGTAACTTCTTTAGGATGTGAAGATAGAAAAGAAGATGTACTAAGAACTGTATATCTTGCAAAAGCAGACCTTGTATCTAATATGATTGGAGAAAAGGAATTTACAAAACTTCAAGGATTTATGGGAGCAGATTATGCACTTAAATCTGGAGAAAATGAAAGAGTATCACTTGGAATAAAAGAACACTACTATCCAAGATTCCAAGGAGATATGCTACCTACACAAATGGAAGGTATCATAGCTGGAATTGCTGATAGAATCGATACATTAGTCGGATGTTTTGGTGTAGGAGTTATTCCTAGTGGATCAAAAGACCCATTTGCACTTAGAAGAGCAGCTTTAGGAATAGTAAATGTAATAATTAATTCAAAATTAAATATCTCTATTGCATCTTTAGTTGAAAAATCACTTGAAACTTTAGAAGAAGATGGAGTATTAAAAAGAGATAGAGCAGAAGTTAAAGCTGAAGTTCTTGAATTCTTTAAACAAAGAGCTATCAATGTATTTGGAGATATGAAATACAGAAAAGATATCATAGTTGCAGTACTTGATAAAGATTGTGATAATCTAATTGAAGCTCAGGAAAAGATAACTACTCTTGAAAAATTTGCAAAAGAACCTGCATTTGGAGAGTTATTACCAGTTCTAAAAAGAGTTGGAAACATTTCAAAAGATCACAAGGATGTTATTATAAATCCTGAACTATTTGTAGAGGATGTAGAAAAAGAACTTTATAACTTCTCAATAGATTTAAGTAATAAAGTTACTGAAGATATTGTTGCTAAAAACTATGACAAATATCTTGCTGATATTACAGAAGGAAAAGATATTATCAATAACTACTTTGATAAAGTAAAAGTTATGGATGATAATGAAGCTATAAAGAATAACAGATTGTCTCAATTAAGATTTTTAACAGAAATTTTTACTAAAATGGCTGATTTAAATCAAATAGATGAGAAATAA
- the glyQ gene encoding glycine--tRNA ligase subunit alpha, whose product MTFQEIIFALQKYWSSKGCVLGNPYDIEKGAGTFNPNTFLMSLGPEPWSVAYVEPSRRPKDGRYGENPNRVYQHHQFQVIMKPSPLNIQELYLESLRVLGIEPEKHDIRFVEDDWESPTLGAWGLGWEVWLDGMEVTQFTYFQQVGGLELDPIPVEITYGLERIALYIQNKENIYDLEWAPGVKYGDMRFQFEYENSKYSFELADLEKHFKWFDEYEKEATRILDEGLVLPAYDYVLKCSHVFNVLDSRGAISTTERMAYILRVRNLARRCAEVYVQNRKDLGYPLLKKK is encoded by the coding sequence ATGACTTTTCAAGAGATAATTTTTGCTCTTCAAAAATATTGGAGTTCTAAGGGATGCGTACTTGGAAATCCATATGATATAGAGAAAGGAGCTGGAACATTCAACCCAAATACATTTTTGATGTCATTGGGACCTGAACCTTGGAGCGTAGCATATGTTGAACCTTCAAGAAGACCAAAAGATGGTAGATATGGAGAAAACCCTAACAGAGTTTACCAACACCACCAATTTCAGGTTATAATGAAACCATCTCCATTAAATATTCAAGAACTATATCTAGAAAGTTTAAGAGTATTAGGAATTGAACCTGAAAAACACGATATTAGATTTGTTGAAGACGACTGGGAATCTCCAACTTTAGGAGCTTGGGGACTTGGTTGGGAAGTATGGCTTGATGGAATGGAAGTAACTCAGTTTACATATTTCCAACAAGTTGGAGGATTAGAATTAGATCCTATCCCTGTAGAAATTACTTATGGGCTTGAAAGAATAGCTCTATATATTCAAAACAAAGAAAACATTTATGATTTAGAATGGGCACCAGGTGTTAAATATGGAGATATGAGATTCCAATTTGAATATGAAAACTCAAAATACTCTTTTGAATTAGCAGATTTGGAAAAACATTTTAAATGGTTTGATGAATATGAAAAAGAAGCTACTAGAATATTAGATGAAGGTCTTGTATTACCAGCTTATGACTATGTTTTAAAATGTTCACATGTATTCAATGTATTAGACTCAAGAGGTGCTATATCTACTACTGAGAGAATGGCATATATTTTAAGAGTAAGAAACTTAGCAAGAAGATGTGCTGAAGTTTATGTACAAAATAGAAAGGATTTAGGTTACCCTCTATTAAAGAAAAAATAA
- the lspA gene encoding signal peptidase II: MIYIVLILILVGADQLSKYLIDTTMFEGETLPFITNFFHITYVKNRGIAFGLFQGKLDIIGIATIIAIVAIAYYLYKERNKLSLVEKMGFIYILAGAIGNMIDRVFRGYVIDMIDFRGIWSYIFNLADVWINIGVIFIILDQLFRKNRKKNEEDK; encoded by the coding sequence ATGATATATATAGTTTTAATCTTGATATTAGTTGGTGCAGACCAGCTATCGAAATACCTTATAGACACAACAATGTTTGAAGGAGAGACATTACCTTTTATCACTAATTTTTTTCATATTACCTATGTTAAAAATAGAGGTATTGCCTTTGGATTGTTTCAAGGAAAACTAGATATAATAGGCATAGCTACAATTATAGCAATTGTAGCTATAGCTTATTACCTTTACAAGGAAAGAAATAAGCTCTCTTTAGTTGAAAAGATGGGATTTATTTATATTCTTGCAGGGGCAATAGGAAATATGATAGATAGAGTATTTAGAGGCTATGTAATCGATATGATAGATTTCAGAGGTATATGGTCTTATATATTCAATCTAGCAGATGTATGGATAAATATAGGAGTAATATTTATAATATTAGATCAACTATTCCGTAAAAATAGGAAAAAAAACGAGGAGGATAAGTAA